In a single window of the Antedon mediterranea chromosome 1, ecAntMedi1.1, whole genome shotgun sequence genome:
- the LOC140057397 gene encoding uncharacterized protein: MFWLTGMVLIRTTFLHFIAFYFVASFIEIIVEVKAKCEGCEEGDESCCSNNNASNQWYFWVVFTFLGLMLIIVCVSAYRFHAEKRSGRVLSVNIPNRMHENRRFPPPLDPGGSDAFRPPNSPPPSYWDVLQEVRRDIIISMSPSETTNSQRFDTEDLSGTRIRRQNTCPARPIVFTLPGAPIQDAET; this comes from the exons ATGTTTTGGCTGACAGGTATGGTCCTAATTAGGACCACTTTCTTGCATTTTATAGCGTTTTACTTCGTAGCATCGTTTATTGAG ATAATTGTTGAAGTGAAAGCAAAATGCGAGGG atgTGAAGAAGGTGATGAATCCTGTTGCTCGAATAATAATGCATCAAATCAGTGGTATTTCTG GGTTGTGTTTACGTTTCTCGGCCTAATGTTGATCATTGTATGCGTATCAGCCTACCGGTTCCATGCAGAAAAACGTTCAGGACGTGTGCTGTCTGTCAACATACCAAACAGAATGCACGAGAATCGACGATTTCCACCACCGCTTGACCCAGGTGGTTCGG ATGCATTTCGTCCACCAAACTCACCCCCGCCCTCTTACTGGGACGTTTTACAAGAGGTTAGAAGGGATATAATTATATCAATGTCTCCAAGCGAAACAACAAATTCACAGAGATTCGATACAGAAGACTTGAGTGGGACAAGGATCAGACGACAGAATACGTGTCCAGCGAGGCCAATTGTGTTCACATTACCTGGTGCACCTATCCAGGACGCCGAAACATGA